The following is a genomic window from Benincasa hispida cultivar B227 chromosome 7, ASM972705v1, whole genome shotgun sequence.
ccttggtcttcttcctcgatgggAATCGCATCTTTATGCTTTAAAACTCCATCACGAAtaactcaacaaactcaaacacattgaattacagactcgatttcttgttaattatgccgcagggacccttacaaattaagactttataatctttaaaaaatctttaaacagaggcaattgacctataaacattcatcaacacatccacacaatgcatttaacacttaaatgcaatgtagaaaacccaccacaactataaaagaagttcaaaatcgaaatggtaatttggaatatcagagcaACTTGTCTCTAATACCTATTGAAAGAAATCaagcatgaggatttccatgagcaacggaaggatatttccaaattccattcaaaattgaacataaacaattgcAGTATAAGaacgaaaactaacaggtcatgcacaacacgaaattacagcatgataacaagagtatcaagggatagagtatgcatacctttgaaaaacattcttcaagaatccctcgatcagtctaCATGCGTCCacaacaacacgaacacaacgaataGACTGCTACCAACAGCACGACCACAAGTaacatatttgaatttaattcaaataatttagtatatttattttaatataagataccaaaatataaatatactattAGGGCTGCCCTATTTAGGTTATTTGAAATAGGACATTTATTAGGTGATGGAATATTGATGATGCTCATCAGAACCTTAGAACTGCAGAGATAGAACTATCTTCTCTATAGAATTCTCCAacctcttttttcatttttctcttctttcaaGAAGGCCCCATAAGCCTTGATCCCTTGTCAGAATTGTTATATTCATACAAATGACGATCTTGTGGTGGAGATGAGGATTCAACTTTGTGGAGTTGAAGGGAAAGGAAATAAAGATCGGCCAATATGCTTTCCATAATTATTTGAGGATGTAAATGCTTACCCTTTGTGTATGTTTctgtttaaatttagatatcACAGTGATCCAATGCTTCCATTATTGGATGAATTATTCATTCCCTTCGTATGTGAAAGAATTGTTGTAATATATTGTAGTATATGAAGCAGACGATGACAACTACTAGTCCAATGCTAGAATGCAACTACTTGaagattttaaattatattcttGTGAGGGGAGTAAATACACTTCACTCTTTTTCCCTTGACGATAGTTTTTTTCTATTGAGTTTTCCTAGTAAGATTTTGAATGAGACAATTGTTgttaaaatatatgaataatGTACTATTTTTTCTTCATTGGGATTTTTTCCATTGGATTTttttctagtaaggttttaacaagATAAGAGCAATCTCGTGTTACTGCGCTCATTCTAATATTCTATATAAACGACATCTAAGGAGAAGTGTCATAAATATTAGAATTATGTTAGGTAGATGTTCATAACCTTCATGTATTACACATTCATCCATTAATCTCCCTAACTTTCTTATCTCCtctttatgtttgatttttgtaaCCACTATCCTCATAATCCTATAAATAGCGTTTGTAAATGTTCTCTGTATTCTTCTCACTTTTACGAGAAGCCACAATATAAGTAATGAAATTGAGATGGATGGCTGTTTGTGACATGAATGAGATTGCGCTTTTTAGCGTGAGTGGTCTCAAATTCTTGGTGTCCCATCGATTAATTTCATTTCGGGATTTCAGCCAACTCCATTAAAAGGCATGAAAGCTTTTCATGatcaaaatttctcattttattgCCACCTCTTTAAAGTGAAggttttgatatattttttttaatctgaaACGAGTTGCATAATAGTATTTGCTGATGCGTGTCTTGTTCAATCTCGTGGGATTCTCCTGATGTGTTTTAACTTCTCACAGTATTGTTGTCCATAAAATATAGTTAAAGTTGGACATTGGAATTAGCAAACACAAGCAGAGTTTGTCAGATATGAAGaaacaaagattttttttttttttttttgagacaAAAAGATTAATATTTTCTTCAGCAATCAGTTATCCATATTAATTACAGTGATCCAACCAAATATTGAGTCAACTGTTACATAATTAATAGCAGCAGATAAATCAACAAGCTCAAGTTGCTTTTCCTAACTTCTTTTAGCAGCTCTGTcgaacaattttaaaagaattaaccCTGTTgaggataaaaaataaaaaaatcttcaaTTCGGAAGAACATCTATTGTACCCTTTACAAGACAACTGATGAGATAAGACGTTAGGCTGTACAAAAAAATTCCTTTCAGCAACTGAGCTAAAGTGCCAGAGAGACCCCAATCAATTTCTGGAACTGAAGTCGACTTTGCAAAAGGTAAATTTCAGTCAATGGATTTAATTGTCTTGCTttctaaaatttcattaatCTCGGAAATTTGACGTACGGTTGACGAAACTATGTACGACCACACCTCACTGTTTGTGCAAGCTTCATGAACTCCCAATAGTTTTAAGGATTTGTCAAAATTCCCCATGGAAGTCTCACCAACGTAAAGAAGGCTGTTCTACAAGAGCTTCCTTATCACACTTGGATGGAACAAGGCTCAATTGCCATTTCTCACATGGTGAAGCAACGATTCCATCTGACCTTTGTCGTTGTACGTCTTTTTTGTCTTAGCTTTGTCAATACGAGCCTTGCGTACTGCATACTGGATTTGTTTTTCGTGCTCTTTTAACATTTCGTCAAGGTTTCCACCAGGAGGCATCAATGGTCCTGAGTAGTGAATTCTCTTCTTCGGAGCATAACTCTGATGAAGGATGAAAAGGAAATTTGTAAGCTCCAAAAGCTTGAGAAGATCATTGAATGCTTAATTAAAAATGGATTATAAAGTAGAATAAAATGTTAATACCACTGGATACTTTACCATAGTAGACTCTTTTCCAGATGACTGATTATCTATCTTATATGAAGATTTTGGCCTGTCAAGTAAATGGTGAGACCATTCATGCTTTTCTGAAGATTCACTACCATTGAAATGGTTATATGACACGTTAAAACACTCTTCTGGCCAGTGTGAATTAACACTACTTTCTCCACCACAACCAAATCGTGAACCACCTCGAACTGCAACCGAATTGGAATACCGAGATAACTGTCCAGAACCATGCTGCATAAAAGATCTCTGTTTTCTAAGTTCTGCACCTTTTGCCCCAACCGAAGAACCTCCTAGATTATCACCCTGATTCCCATTCGTGTTTCGTGAAGAACCCAATGCAGTTGGCTGCATTTGCGTTGCTTCTTTTGAGGGCTCGATGCAAAAGCCAGAGCCACCGTCCTCTTCATGATTATACTTTTCACTGACACTTGTAGGATTCTGCTGCCCTTGTTTCTTCTGAATTTTATAAATGAACTAATTATAATTCCTCCACCAAAGGTTATATAGTTATATTCTTCgaaaacacaaaattttattcaaatgtatCTGAAACCTTCTAATTACCTGTATGGATGCCTGCAATTCAGCATTTGCATCTGGTGCAGGAATTGCTTTCGATTCTCGGGGAAACTTACGAGCTGCATGTTCACGTGCAACACTGATAGGAGCTCTTCTTCtggtttttgaaaatagaaCAATGGATGATTTCAGAGTGAAAAGCAAGGGGCCAGCTGGATATATAATTCTCACTACTAAGGAGTTCAATAAAGAATTTACCTTCGAGATTCCTCATCTCGAAGCTTCACATCGAACTCCTTGCATGGTGGGTACTTTGGCAAAGCAGAGGGATCCGAAGGAAGCGGTTTGGTGGTAAAGAactgagagaaaataaaacataagaaTCAAGCCCATGACCATAGAATTAAGGGATTAAAATCATTTACACAACATTAAACATTCTGAGAACTATATTTTACCAAACAAACACAAAATCTacattaaaatactattttggtctcATTCAATTGGTGTCCTTGTACTATCAAGTGTCTAaatttagtccttgtacttttaGTAAATCTTAAAATTGGTCTATGTACTTTCAGTAACTCTTAAATCTATTAATGAAGGAGGTTGGGTAATAAATGAGCTCTTTCCCATGGTTTTCCACTCTCTCTTTTTAGTTAACGATTGGCTTGGCTCCTTCATTAAGACAGATTACCTAGTAAGCTAGTAAGTGAGTTGTTGGCTCTCATTAATGGTCCCGGTTGCTTTTGAGCTGTAAAATATAGAGAGTCCTATAAACCATTCCATCCATTCCTTTGTTCTCCAGCAGAAATCAGTAGACGCCTTGTTCCCCATTGTAGTCAAGCTTAACTATTTCCACAGTTGTCtcagaaaataaaaaatgaaatagaataaAAACCTATTTCCAGAAAATCCTTTCTTGTTTGATATCTTTTTGATTCAAAAGAAAACCCTGGTTTCTTTGAAGAATTTTTGGTTTAAAGGAGCCGTGAGGCCAGCTTGAAAGTTTCCATGATCTTTCGAAGGGTGCTCTAATTAATCGATAATGAAAAGGCCTCATCACTATTGGACTCTATTAGTTGAACGCGAGAGTCACGGGAAGAAGGGTCAAACCTCTAAGGTAAGTGTTTTCTTATCAACGGTAATCACTCTGGTCAGTGGTGATCTAGGTATGATGGTGGGCGATGACCAAGTTATGGAAAAAGTTCATGGTTGCAGTCTCAGAACCAGAGAGGAGGGGTGGAGAGAGGTGGAGAGAGGTGGAGGAGAGAGAGAAGAGGAAGGCATAATGAAAATCAGGATGGCTTTCCACAGTACGTGATCAAGTATATCTTCCTTGAGttcttcaattattaaatatttgaagtatgGATTTTAGCAGTTGATCCATCAGATAAGTCATTTTCTATTGGGTCCGTGCTGAATGGATTTTTAAAGTTGGAAGAAAAGGTAATCTATTATTCACATCTCTCTTCATAAGAAACAACTCAACTGGTTTTGCAGATGCTACAGATTGCTGTTCATTGACCATCCTTTTAAGGTAACTAGAGAGCATCTTTGAATGTATCTCAATTTTCAGGTCAGGTATGAGACCAATCATGATTCTGATAGGAACGGTATTAGGGGATATTAGGGTATTAAGGGCATATTTGTAATTAGTGAAGTAGTTTGTTAGGGAAGTTGGTTATAAATAGAGAGGGAGGGGAATGAAGGGGATAGACAATATTGTAGTGAGTGAATTGGGGTTTGAGTCTTATCTCAAGATTGGGAGGGTGTCCAAGTACCTTGAACTACTTGGTTTACCTTGTATTTTGATTACAGTTTATATTACAATATATTCGGGTTCTATCAGATTCCTACCGGAAACAACAAAAGAGGCTGGATACTTTTTTGGAAAATGACTCCATTTTAACGCAAGATGAGATTGATATGCATCCTAAGAATAAAGGGATTCATTCTTGGATTTCTTATGTTATGGTTAAGATGAAAGGAAATGTCATAGATGAGGCACCAAGTAATTCGAAGAGTAGCATATTAGAAGAGAGAAGGAAGATGGTGAAGGAAAAGCATGAGTATTGGGTTAAGAAAGAAGCAGAAGTGGTTGAAGTTATCGGGGAATCCAATGGTTATCGCAAAGCTATGTGCTCAGGATGACTGGACTGGAAGGACACCCCATTGGCTTTGAAGGAGAAATTTTCTCAACAATATAGTACTAACCCATTCATGGATGACAAAGCCCTAACGAAGCTTGAGCCATCTATAGTCTTTATTGAAAATCTAATTGGCTGGATTTGTCAAATATTGTTGGAACTGGAAATCTTCATAAGGAAATGGCTCTTTGTTTGGAAGTTCAATCTGAAAGGaaccttttattttcttctgaAAATGATACCACACTTTTCATTAAGAGagaaagagactaatgctctAGGACAAAATATTAACAAAGAGAAAAGAACAAAACATATGCTAACAGGAACCTAAagcttcattcaaattcaagtgGGTGCTGGATCCATATGCTAAAAGTTTCAAgaaattcaagtcatgttactttatgccatttttttgtttttggtttttagttttaaaaatttatgctTGCTTTCTTCTAAATTTCATAGAATGGTTTTCACATTTTTATGGAGAAAtacttgaattcttagtcaaagtctaaaaacaaaaacaagttttaaaaatctactctttttagaatttggcttggttttccAAAACATTAGTGGAAAAtggataacaaaacaaagaaacttatagatggaagtagtgtttatatgcttaatttaaaaacaaataaataaataaaaaccaaatgagAGCTTAGTATTTTATAATTTCTGTTCTGTTTTGGTAATATTTCCTCTTTGGTTTCCTATTTACTGATTTCTTTTCCATTTGTTTGGGTTCTTCCTCACTCCCTCTAGGAGTTAGTATCCTTTAGACAATTTTGTTCCGTTTCATTAATCAATGAGAAGTTCATATCTTGTTAAGAAGACAAAGACAAATGACTTGAAAGAAAGAACTTTCAACAAGGAAGAGATAAAACTTTCCATTCTTCCACAATTTTGATATCTGTTCGGTAGAATATTTTCATGTTAGAATTTATATCTAAGATTTTCTCTTCAGCTTAGGTATTTTGAGGAAATGGTTTAATAGGTACGGTGGGGATTTAGGATAATCTAAAGGAAGGCATCTGTTGTTTATTTATGTAACTTTAATGGCATCAGACCTATTTATTGTATTAGGGTTATAACAGTCCTAAGAGAGGGATGTAATTTGTGGCTATTCACCAGGGGAAAAGCcaacaaaagaaatatttttgacatttctttttctttcaaattataGTCCAAGATCTCCGTAGTGCACTGCTAATTGGGAAGAGTTTATAATAATCTTCCTGAAACTTCCATCCCCTTCATTCAGCTCTAATTAAAATGTTCAACCAGGATTAATTTGTGATTCACAGGATGATTCATCTACATGCTGCAATGTCTTAAGAGTAAACATTCCAAGTACTGGACAAGTTTGTAACTTGTTTATCTTCAAAAACCTAGAGAAAATACGAATTTTgtacaaaagaaaacaaaagatttAGCTCATTTCcttgttcttttatttttccaaaaaacatgttaaattgaaaaaaaataattacctcACTTTGAAGGGCAGAGGACGCTGTTCCACGGCCATCAGGTTCCACCGCAAGAAGGACATCCAAAAGGGCCAATGCAGAGAAAGGGAAGTCTTTAAATGTCTCAGCAACACACCGCTTGTAAGGATGTTGAGGTTTAAAGATGGTGGCATGGGGTAATTTTGACCTTTTCCAGTATTCTTCAGACGGGGAGCCACAGAGTTTGAAGATCTTGTGTAGTTGCTCCACCTA
Proteins encoded in this region:
- the LOC120081594 gene encoding probable serine/threonine-protein kinase At1g09600 isoform X2 — protein: MGCICSKGIPANEYVAESHSKERHLKSNRSSRHGASLRKEESVLHSDGGQSDAMARLILNQPGEENAGSTPESDDAENATTIGKAASAKPLRQERPSMEDGDKRVGVHNNNATPRIIGVVIGEKGALVIAGWPSWLTSVAGEAINGWVPRKADSFQKLDKIGQGTYSSVYRARDMETNKIVALKKVRFANMDPESVRFMAREILILRRLDHPNVMKLEGLITSRVSGSLYLIFEYMEHDLAGLVATPGIKFTEAQIKCYMKQLLCGLEHCHVQGVLHRDIKGSNLLIDNNGNLKIGDFGLSTFFRSRQKQPLTSRVVTLWYRPPELLLGATDYGVSVDLWSAGCILAELYAGKPIMPGRTEVEQLHKIFKLCGSPSEEYWKRSKLPHATIFKPQHPYKRCVAETFKDFPFSALALLDVLLAVEPDGRGTASSALQSEFFTTKPLPSDPSALPKYPPCKEFDVKLRDEESRRRRAPISVAREHAARKFPRESKAIPAPDANAELQASIQKKQGQQNPTSVSEKYNHEEDGGSGFCIEPSKEATQMQPTALGSSRNTNGNQGDNLGGSSVGAKGAELRKQRSFMQHGSGQLSRYSNSVAVRGGSRFGCGGESSVNSHWPEECFNVSYNHFNGSESSEKHEWSHHLLDRPKSSYKIDNQSSGKESTMSYAPKKRIHYSGPLMPPGGNLDEMLKEHEKQIQYAVRKARIDKAKTKKTYNDKGQMESLLHHVRNGN
- the LOC120081594 gene encoding probable serine/threonine-protein kinase At1g09600 isoform X1 — translated: MGCICSKGIPANEYVAESHSKERHLKSNRSSRHGASLRKEESVLHSDGGQSDAMARLILNQPGEENAGSTPESDDAENATTIGKAASAKPLRQERPSMEDGDKRVGVHNNNATPRIIGVVIGEKGALVIAGWPSWLTSVAGEAINGWVPRKADSFQKLDKIGQGTYSSVYRARDMETNKIVALKKVRFANMDPESVRFMAREILILRRLDHPNVMKLEGLITSRVSGSLYLIFEYMEHDLAGLVATPGIKFTEAQIKCYMKQLLCGLEHCHVQGVLHRDIKGSNLLIDNNGNLKIGDFGLSTFFRSRQKQPLTSRVVTLWYRPPELLLGATDYGVSVDLWSAGCILAELYAGKPIMPGRTEVEQLHKIFKLCGSPSEEYWKRSKLPHATIFKPQHPYKRCVAETFKDFPFSALALLDVLLAVEPDGRGTASSALQSEFFTTKPLPSDPSALPKYPPCKEFDVKLRDEESRRRRAPISVAREHAARKFPRESKAIPAPDANAELQASIQKKQGQQNPTSVSEKYNHEEDGGSGFCIEPSKEATQMQPTALGSSRNTNGNQGDNLGGSSVGAKGAELRKQRSFMQHGSGQLSRYSNSVAVRGGSRFGCGGESSVNSHWPEECFNVSYNHFNGSESSEKHEWSHHLLDRPKSSYKIDNQSSGKESTMVKYPVSYAPKKRIHYSGPLMPPGGNLDEMLKEHEKQIQYAVRKARIDKAKTKKTYNDKGQMESLLHHVRNGN